The genomic segment AAGGCGCTCGCGTTCTAGTACTTGATACTGGTATCGATGCCGCTCACGTTTCTATCGCTAAAAACTTTGAACAAGGTATGGACTTCACAGGCGACTCTAACGGTTCTGATTACACAGATCACGTGGGTCACGGGACACACTGTGCAGGAACTATCGCGGGTGTTAAATCACGCTCTGGTTTCACCGGTGTCGCTCCAAAAGCTAAAATCTTGGCGGGCCGTGTTTGCTCTGAAAACGGTTGCTCTAATATCGCCATTGCTCAAGGTATCTCTTGGGGTATTGCTCAAAAGGTAGACGTTATTTCTATGTCTTTGGGTGGTGCATGGTCGACTCCTGCTGAACGTGATGCGGTTCAAAAAGCCGATCAAGCAGGTATCACTGTTGTTGCTGCTTCTGGTAACTCTGGAACACCACGTGTTTCTTACCCAGCGGCTCTTCCAACTGTTATCGCCGTCGGTGCTATCGACAACACACTTAAGAAAACAGACTTCTCTCAATGGGGTCCTGAATTAGCCGTTGTTGCTCCAGGTGCGGCCGTTGTTTCTTCAGTACCAACTGGAACGGGCCGCGAAGGTTCTGTTGAAATTGGTGCTAACGGCAAAAAAGTTAAAGTTTTGAACTCGACTTTCCAAGGTGCCAAAGAAGTTTTAACTCCAGAAACTAACGAACTAGTGGCTGCGGGTCTTGGTAAACCAGAAGACTTCACAACAGCGGTTCAAGGTAAATACGCTTTGATCTCTCGTGGTGAAATCGCATTCGGTGATAAAGTTAAAAACGCGATCGCAGCGGGTGCCGTAGGTGTGGTTATCTACAACAACGCTCCAGGCTTGATCCAAGGTTCTTTGACGAGCGATGGTTCCACTCTTTCAGTTCCGGTATTCATGGTTGAACAAACTGTGGGTAACGAAATCGTAGCCGCTCTTGGTAAAGGTGAAGTTGTTAGCGCGACTTTGCAAACGATCGCGACTGACTACGCCTCTTTTGATGGGACTTCAATGGCGACTCCGCACGTAGCAGGTGTGGCAGCTCTTATGAAAGCTGCGAACAAATCTTTGACTGGTGCTCAAGTAAAAGAAATCTTGAAACGCACCGCAACTCCACTGGGACCAAACACTGCAAACGAATACGGTGCTGGTCTAGTCAATGCTGAAGCCGCGGTCAACGCAGCTCTAGGTAACTAGTTCTAAAGAACTTTAGTTAAAAACTTAAAACCCACGCCGAAAAGCGTGGGTTTTTGTTTTTTAGGCTCCCGTTTTTGGAGACACCTCTCCCGCTGACCACCGATGCGGTTCTGCATAGTGTCAACTTGTGTTCTGCGGCCTTCTTGCTCAACGTCCTTGGGCTTGCGATAATTTTAGCATGCAGCACTTACCCAGTATGATCACTGACCTTGCCTTGATTCTTGGAACCGCAGGGATTGTGACTCTTCTTTTTAAAAAATTAAATCAGCCCATTGTTCTTGGATACCTTGTTGCGGGATTTTTGGTGGGGCCAAAGACTTCCATCTTTCCCACCATCGTCGGGCAAGAAAGTATTTCGTTATGGGCTGAAATCGGGGTGATTTTTCTTTTGTTCGCGTTGGGGCTGGAGTTCAGTTTTAAAAAGCTTTTCCGCGTGGGAGGCTCTGCGGGTTTTACCGCTTTATTTGAAATCAGCTTTATGGTGACGGCCGGTTATGTCACGGGAAGGCTTCTGGGATGGACCAGCATGGACAGCATGTTCTTAGGCGGGATCTTGGCGATTTCATCGACCTCTATCATCATCCGCACCATTGAAGAACTGGGATTTAAAAATTTTAAATTCGTGGGGATGGTTTTTGGGATCTTAGTGATCGAAGATCTGGTCGCGGTGTTATTGATGGTCTTACTAACGACGGTCGCTTTGACTCGGGATTTTGCGGGTGCCGAGATGTTGGGCGCGATCGTGAAGCTGTCGTTTTTTCTTTCGATCTGGTTTGTGGCCGGTATTTTCTTATTACCTTCTTTTTTAAAGCGCGCTCAAAAACTTTTAACGGAAGAAACCGTCTTAGTGGTGGCGGTAGGTTTGTGTCTTTTAATGGTGGTGTTTGCTAGCAATGTGGGGTTTTCATCGGCCTTGGGGGCTTTTATTATGGGTTCGATTTTAGCCGAAACCATTGAAGGTGAGCGCATTCATCACTTGGTAAAACCCATTAAGAATCTTTTTTCGGCGGTGTTTTTTATCTCCGTCGGGATGATGATTGATCCTCAAGTTATCATGACTTATTGGAAAGAGGTTCTTTTACTTTCATCCATTGTGATCGTCGGAAAAACTATCAGCGTCACGTTAGGTTCCGTACTTTCAGGACAAAGTTTAAAGTCTTCGCTGCAATCGGGGATGAGTCTTTCACAAATCGGGGAGTTTTCATTTATTATCGCGACCTTGGGTCTAAGCTTAAAGGTCATTAATGAAAACATGTATCCCCTGGCGGTGGCCGTTTCGGTGGTGACGGCTTTTACCACTCCTTACATGATGCGCTCTTCAACGAAATTTTATGCATTTTTAGAACGGATATTGCCACCTAAAGTAGTGGCCTCTTTAGATAGTTACAGTGTTTTGTCTTTTTCAATGCAAGGCAATCGCGTGTGGCGGGATCAGGTTCGGGCTTATATTATCAAAATTATTCTGAATGCGGTTGTGGTTGTCGCCATCTTCTTGCTGACATCTCGCGTGTTTTTACCATTTCTTTTGGAAAGACAAATGGCCGAAGGGCCGGCGAAGTTTTTATCTTTAAGTGCCACCCTCATTGCCAGTGCACCGTTTTTATGGGCGTTGGCGTTTGGGCGTACGAAGGATTTTGACGTTTTGGTTTTTGATCAGAACAAAGGAACTAATAACTATGTCTTTTTAGTTTCACGCATCATGCTGGCCGTGGGCTTATTGGGCGCGATGGTGGCGCAGTTTGTGCCGATTTTCTGGGCTTTGGCCATCACGCTGTGGATGGTGATAGTTGTTGGTTATATTTTATCGCAAAAATTAAATGATATTTATCACTGGTTTGAACATCGTTTTTTATCAAACTTAAATGATGAAGTTCAAAAAAATCACGCGCGTAAAGCCGTGCAAAGTCTGGCCCCGTGGGACGCGCATATGACAGAATTCCAAATTCCCCCAGAGGCCCCTTACGTGGGCGTGCCATTGTCTCAGCTTTCTATTCGGGAAGTTTATGGTGTGACCATTGCGCTTATTGAACGTGGACGTCGTCGTATCACGGCACCGGGGCGCAATGAATGTCTGATGCCACATGATCATATCCACGTGATTGGTACGGATGCTCAGTTGGTACGGTTTAAGGACTTTATTCAATCTGAACATGAAGACTTGCAGCGCGTGGTTTCGGTGCAAGACGACGGTCAATACACCTTAGAGAGTTATCGCCTTTCGGAAAATTCGCCCTATATTAACTGCAGCATTCGGGATTGTGGTTTGCGTGAAAGCACGCAAGGCCTGGTTGTGGGGATTGAACGTGATGGCCGACGTATTTTAAATCCCGATTCCTCGGAAGTTTTGGTTTTAGGCGATGTGCTTTGGATTGTGGGTGATCGGGATAAAATCCTCAATCAGACGTAAGGGCTTAAAAGAATTAAAGCTTCCACTTTAAAAGAGTTTTTAGCATGTCGACTTTAGATGCCGTGTAGGGCGGGTAAAGGCGACTTGCTAAAGAATGCCCCCAAGATCTTTTTAAAACCGCGCGTTCATGCGAAAATGCTCGAAAACCAAAATATCCGTGATAGTTGCCAAGGCCACTTGCACCCACGCCACCAAATGGCAGATGATGGTTTCCGACGTGAATGACGGTGTCGTTGATCGAAACGCCGCCAGAAGAGGTTTCTTCTAAAATCTCACGAATGTTATGGCGACTGTTAGAAAAAATATATAAAGCCAACGGCTTTTCTCGCTGATTAATAAAATCAATGGCTTCAGGTAAAGTATTATAGGTGATCACGGGTAGTAACGGCCCAAAGATTTCCTCTTGCATGATATCAGACTGCAAATCAGGCTTTTCTAAAAGGGTGGGGCTGATAAAGCTTTTTTCGATGTCGATGTTGCCACCATAAACGAGTTCCGCGCCAGTTTTCACCGCATCTTCAAGCAAGGTCTTCATTCGCTGCGCGTGATTTTTAGAAATCATGCGCGCCAAGCTGGGGGATTGGACTTGTTCGTCTGTTTTACCATAAAACTTTTCGATCGTTTCGATGATCAATGGCTTTAAATGCGGCCACTGATTTTGTTGGACCAAAAGGTAATCCGGCGCCACGCAAGTTTGGCCGCCGTTTAAGAATTTACCCCAGACAACTTTTTCAGCCGTGTGTTTTAGGTTTGCGGATTCATCAACCAGAACCGGGGATTTCCCGCCAAGCTCTAAGGTCACCGTGCTTAAGTGTCGGCTGGCTTGCTCCATGATGATTTTTCCCACACGCGTGCTGCCGGTGAAAAAAACATGGTCAAAAGGAAACTTCATCAATTCTTCGGTGGTTTCTTTACCACCTTCGATGACCGTCACGTGTTCGGCACGGAAATATTGGGGAAGATATTTTTTTAAAAACGCACTGGTGTGGCGACTGACTTCGGAAGGCTTAATGATCGCGCAGTTTCCCGCGGCCAGCGCCCCAATGAGCGGGGATAAGGCCAGGTTTAAGGGGTAATTCCAGGGCGAGATAATCAAGCACACGCCACGCGGTTCACGCTTGATAACACTTTTCGTTCCCCAAAGGGCCGTGCCTGATTCCACCGGAGTGGGGCGCGCCCAGATTTTAAGATTTTTTTTGGTGTGCTGAATTTCTTTGATCAGCGGATAGACTTCCGTCAGCAGGGTTTCTGCTTCAGGTTTAGCAAAATCGGCATGCAAG from the Bdellovibrio bacteriovorus genome contains:
- a CDS encoding cation:proton antiporter domain-containing protein; amino-acid sequence: MQHLPSMITDLALILGTAGIVTLLFKKLNQPIVLGYLVAGFLVGPKTSIFPTIVGQESISLWAEIGVIFLLFALGLEFSFKKLFRVGGSAGFTALFEISFMVTAGYVTGRLLGWTSMDSMFLGGILAISSTSIIIRTIEELGFKNFKFVGMVFGILVIEDLVAVLLMVLLTTVALTRDFAGAEMLGAIVKLSFFLSIWFVAGIFLLPSFLKRAQKLLTEETVLVVAVGLCLLMVVFASNVGFSSALGAFIMGSILAETIEGERIHHLVKPIKNLFSAVFFISVGMMIDPQVIMTYWKEVLLLSSIVIVGKTISVTLGSVLSGQSLKSSLQSGMSLSQIGEFSFIIATLGLSLKVINENMYPLAVAVSVVTAFTTPYMMRSSTKFYAFLERILPPKVVASLDSYSVLSFSMQGNRVWRDQVRAYIIKIILNAVVVVAIFLLTSRVFLPFLLERQMAEGPAKFLSLSATLIASAPFLWALAFGRTKDFDVLVFDQNKGTNNYVFLVSRIMLAVGLLGAMVAQFVPIFWALAITLWMVIVVGYILSQKLNDIYHWFEHRFLSNLNDEVQKNHARKAVQSLAPWDAHMTEFQIPPEAPYVGVPLSQLSIREVYGVTIALIERGRRRITAPGRNECLMPHDHIHVIGTDAQLVRFKDFIQSEHEDLQRVVSVQDDGQYTLESYRLSENSPYINCSIRDCGLRESTQGLVVGIERDGRRILNPDSSEVLVLGDVLWIVGDRDKILNQT
- a CDS encoding aldehyde dehydrogenase family protein, coding for MLEQVFLHQKKYSLQLRKESLKVRLSFLDDLERLITEHQGDIVKALHADFAKPEAETLLTEVYPLIKEIQHTKKNLKIWARPTPVESGTALWGTKSVIKREPRGVCLIISPWNYPLNLALSPLIGALAAGNCAIIKPSEVSRHTSAFLKKYLPQYFRAEHVTVIEGGKETTEELMKFPFDHVFFTGSTRVGKIIMEQASRHLSTVTLELGGKSPVLVDESANLKHTAEKVVWGKFLNGGQTCVAPDYLLVQQNQWPHLKPLIIETIEKFYGKTDEQVQSPSLARMISKNHAQRMKTLLEDAVKTGAELVYGGNIDIEKSFISPTLLEKPDLQSDIMQEEIFGPLLPVITYNTLPEAIDFINQREKPLALYIFSNSRHNIREILEETSSGGVSINDTVIHVGNHHLPFGGVGASGLGNYHGYFGFRAFSHERAVLKRSWGHSLASRLYPPYTASKVDMLKTLLKWKL
- a CDS encoding S8 family serine peptidase, with protein sequence MKRNVFALILTVLFATAAQAERVIVIMKDQQSFSSVHQSFKVKGTWNALNSVGEVETALSNLNTLIVDVKDDAGIAQLQANPLVAYVEKEIFHEGPRPVKGFIATPMAKSKAVTQKQPWGIDAVKAPQAWAASKQGEGARVLVLDTGIDAAHVSIAKNFEQGMDFTGDSNGSDYTDHVGHGTHCAGTIAGVKSRSGFTGVAPKAKILAGRVCSENGCSNIAIAQGISWGIAQKVDVISMSLGGAWSTPAERDAVQKADQAGITVVAASGNSGTPRVSYPAALPTVIAVGAIDNTLKKTDFSQWGPELAVVAPGAAVVSSVPTGTGREGSVEIGANGKKVKVLNSTFQGAKEVLTPETNELVAAGLGKPEDFTTAVQGKYALISRGEIAFGDKVKNAIAAGAVGVVIYNNAPGLIQGSLTSDGSTLSVPVFMVEQTVGNEIVAALGKGEVVSATLQTIATDYASFDGTSMATPHVAGVAALMKAANKSLTGAQVKEILKRTATPLGPNTANEYGAGLVNAEAAVNAALGN